The genomic region CGGTCCGGTCATCCTGGCCAGCAACCACCTGTCCTTCTCCGACTCGATCTTCACGCCGTTGATGGTCCGGCGGAGGGTCACCTTCGTCGCGAAGGCCGAGTACTTCACCGGCAAGGGGATCAAGGGCTGGCTGACCAAGATGTTCTTCGTCGGCAGCGGCACCATCCCGGTGGACCGGTCCGGCGGCAGGGCCGCCCGCGCCGCGCTGGACACCCAGTTGCAGGTGCTGCGGGCCGGCGGCATCGCCGGCATCTATCCGGAGGGCACGCGCTCCCCGGACGGCCGGCTCTACCGCGGCAAGACCGGCGTGGCCCGGCTGGCCCTGGAGAGCGGCGCGCCGGTGGTCCCGGTGGTGATGCTCAACGCCGACGAGATCCAGCCTCCCGGCAAGCTGATCCCGAAGATCGCCCGGTTCCGGATCCGGTTCGGGGCGCCGCTGGACTTCGCCCGCTACCGCGGCCTGGCCGGCGACCGGTTCGT from Micromonospora sp. WMMD812 harbors:
- a CDS encoding lysophospholipid acyltransferase family protein, producing MFYWLMKYVLLGPLLRLIFRPQVEGLHHVPESGPVILASNHLSFSDSIFTPLMVRRRVTFVAKAEYFTGKGIKGWLTKMFFVGSGTIPVDRSGGRAARAALDTQLQVLRAGGIAGIYPEGTRSPDGRLYRGKTGVARLALESGAPVVPVVMLNADEIQPPGKLIPKIARFRIRFGAPLDFARYRGLAGDRFVERAVTDEIMYELMELSGREYVDVYAQKLKNQPATPTPIPA